The Glycine max cultivar Williams 82 chromosome 17, Glycine_max_v4.0, whole genome shotgun sequence genome contains the following window.
ACTATAACTGAGTGATCCcataggatgatcaaatttgcatgCAGAACCAAACTTGCAAACTCCACGCTGGGTATAATGAGTGCAAGGTGGTGCCCCCTGATTATCAAACACAATACTTAACAATCAAGAATTTATGAATGCAGTCagacaatttaattaaaaaaaaatcgacaGAACAGACAAATTTGTCATTGCAGTCACAGTTCTTTAAACAACTTAAgtcataattaataaaaataaagatacttGTGTATTCTTCAACCACAGACCAAAAGACAAAATACTAAAGCACTAAGCAGAGAGATTCTTGGGTATTCTTCAACCACAGTCCAAAAGACAAAATACTAAAGCATTAAGCAGAGGGAAATAATAGCCACACAGATCATTAAAGACTAGTCTATGAAGACTGGAAATGGCCACATTAAATAGTAAGAGAACATGTGCCATGAAACATAACATGGGAAATAGAAAGCACTCCTAATCCAAAATCACAAGAATGTAAATGAAAGTTCCTAATGAAAACAAAGTTTGAACAACTCAACCTAGCATGGGAACATAGCTTTGAGAGGAACAGATAACAAAACATATGCGCAGCTATGCACTAAACACGGAAACCTAGAGCACAAAACTCACAGCAATGTCAAAGATTTCAGGCAAATACAACCCAATGGCAACCAACTCTGTACATAACCCAGGCAATACACTTATGGTTCTTCAGTTGAGTTACAACTTCATATTGGAAAGTCATTTTCatgtaaataaatttcaaacgtACAAACAATGAAAAAGAATATGGAATGCTCCAATGATAAACATCCAATATGAATGAAAATAGCTAGGACATAACATATGATCACATCTAAATCAGATAAGGAAAACACTGATGCCATGGCAGACAGATGCAAAAGATTGAACAAACTATTATGCATTTCTAAACACATTGCAGAACAAGGACCTGAAAAGAACTCGAtgctatataaattaaataaaaaagggggGGTGCAATAATGAAAAGTGATATGAAAACCAACACATATCCAAATAAAGTCAATAAACTGTTAAAACATGCCCTTTTTTCGAAATTGGGTAACTGGttgttataaatattaataaggtTATATTACAATGCAAGTCCCTATAGttttacaaaaatttcaaatcGGTTCCTATAGTTTAAGTAAGTTTTTAATTGGATCTctactaattataaaattgtataCTTAGGCCCCTGAAACCTGTAACAGCAAAATGGCTTAGATGATTGAAAAGATCCATGAATGGAGTTTAAATGCTGGCAACCTATTAACAAGAAACGTTCTTGGGATTTATATTAACTTGAGATCAGGGGATAGTTGGTTGTTGAGACAAGGtgttaccagagactctgaccAAGTGCATACAAAATTGATCCTTGCTGGACTCTCTtttaatcaaatgaaaaatttagCATAAGGTGTTAGTAGGCTTTTGCTTTGTCCATTCTTCAAGGACAAGTAACTAAGCAGGAGAAACCAATCAGAGAAGTATTACATTAAAGTACAATAGAACATTAAACTAAGTATTACATTCAAGGTGTAAGTTTCAGTACATACAAATTTAaagaagaatcacaaaaaagttTCAATCATTCAAGAGTTCATACAACAAAATTTCCCTGCCCTATCAAAGAACATATCCACAGCAAAAGAACTGAAAGAAGACCTTACTTACAGTACTTGCCGTTGGGCATGGTCACAATGATACACTACATTTTTAACAAAAGCTACGCCTAAAGAAAGGAACTTGAAGCACACTTGTAACAAATGTAGTACAAAATGGGAATTCTAATATCATAAAAGGTGGCACTATAAAACCAACAGGCACGTGTAGCCCAACATGAATGCATAATACATGAAAATAGGAAAGCATCCCAGAAAATAGCtagcataaaataaaaaccaatgaaCAACAAAGGGGAAAAAATGGATCCTACGCTGAATTGTTTTCAATGacaaattgaaatgaaaaactaaaaagtgcAGTGAGCACCTTGCTCCCAACAACTTATGCGTCTGACTCAATCAGGAAGTTAATTTTGTCATACCTCAGTTAGCTATTTTAATCACTGGATACCAAAACTTTTGGTAGGAAAGGGGATATTCATCAAGCATACGTTAGTCACAACCAAAATATAAAGCACCAAAGAACAAAGAAGTTGAAATTACCGGACGCAAAGGAAGACCCACAGGACTAAGGGTTACAGTTGCTTTTGGTGCACTCTTGTCTGGTGGATGATGATATCTACACGACAGACCAAATTTACACTCCCCTGTTTTCATGTAATGATGACATTCTGGTTGATCAGGCCTTTCTGGAAATGGATGCTCCTTCTGGCTAGCACCTGAAGGACCAATTGAGGAACCAGAAGGTTGATAAGGTCCAGTAAAAGTAGCTGGTGATGAAGGAAGCTGGCTTATCCCATAAAACTGTGTTGAACCAGCATTAGACGTATTGCTAGATGGAAGTACAGGGTTTGTGGCAGGAGCCTGCACCAATTGCTTAACAGCTTCAATGAATGTACATATAACTTGAGTGAGCAGTTCATACGAAATGGAGGACCTACCTGATAAGGACTCCAGCCTGAAAAAGGGACCATGGCAGGGGACACTACCATAGGCCCATAGGGACCCTGGACTACTGAGCCAGGTAGCATAGGTGGTCTTGCAACAAGTACACCATATTGTTGTTGTGAAGGACCAGATGGGATCTGTACAGTTGGATACATTGGTGAAGGTACAGGTACAGGCAGAGGTGAAACTGGAGGAACTGGTGATGGTGCTAGAGCTTGGACGCCTGCAGGCTGTGGATGGTGGAATTTACAAGTTGCACCAAACTTGCACTGTCCAGTTTTCACATAATAGGAACACTCTTTCTCAGCCTGTTATCATGCACGAAAATTCAAGTTAGAACAAAACTTCCATCATCCTTAGGAAAAGAGTGACACCAACATTCCCAAAGCACGCATAATTTTACGCAATAAACACAAACTGATACAGACCACTCGCAATGGGTACCCATAATAATTTAGTGGCACAGGGGTAGCAGTGCCTGCCGCCTGCCTAGGATGGTGGTACTTGCAGGACACACCAAATTTGCACAATCCGGTCCTCATAAAGTACTGCAGTTTAACCATGAGCAGATAGAACCAACACATAAGGAAAGTCACCAACATTGAAGacaaccaaaacaaaaacagaagtcAAATTGAACTTTCAACCAAACAAATCACTTCGTAAAACAGAAAGTAAATACAGTATCATCCATCAAATGCAACCATTTAATACAAGTGCAGCACAGAATCTATGAAAAACCTGGCACACAGGCTGTCCCACGCGCTCTGGAAACTCCCCTCCAGTCCTCGCCGCAGCTCCAATAACCTAAGCAGCAAAATACACCCAAATTAGGAAACATTCGATCACAGCGTCCAATGCAGACCCCGTAATCTCACACAAATTGAGTTCAATTAACACACAACACAAGTAAAATTCAACGAACTGAAATTGTAACCGTTCATATCAAACCACACAGAGCCGAGATCAAAAGCAAAATTGGAGACGCAAACGGGTACACGAGGAAGCAACGAAACCAAAACCCTGCGAAACGAGAATTAAGAAGAAGAATTAATTACCGCGGCACGGTCTCGAGGATGGTTGAAACGACAGCGTGTGCCGTAACCGCAAAATCCCGTTCTCAAATAGTAGATACAATCAGCCTCGTCGGGACGCATAGGGTACGATTCAGCACCGGCTAATCCGAGTTGCCACGACGACTCTGCATTATTCGCAAAATTAAGATCAAACTCAAACCTACTACTActtccattattattattattattattattattatcacaaCACTCCGCATTATTCTGTTTCGGCGCAAATCGAAAATCGCCAAGGGAATGAATAATAGAGAATGCAGTCACCTTCGAGGCCGGCGTCGGCGCCGGCGGCCAAAGTCCATTCCGGCGACGGATCAGACTGCGACCCTTCGCTGGCCCGCCCGTACCGCTCCATTGTACGGACCAAATGGGGGACGCAATCTGAACGCGGAATGAGAGGTTCCGATTAAAAAGAGTGAGAAAACTGCTTCGGGTTTTCTctgctttctctctctttctctttctctttctctctcacacacactcactcactcactcactcacacaCACAGCGTCTCTGTTTCTTCTACACTAATTAGCTtggtctctttctctctctagtttCTCTCTCCGTTTCAaagcattttatttatttatttattttttatctttttctttccttgctCTGAGAGACGATCTTTTCATTGGGGGGAGAGAGAGATTgctgatttattatttatgtacgCGCCAAACATCTCACaatattaccaaaaaaataaaaacaataatataatccCACGCTCCATTAGTCTcttttgttttattactatcaattattaataattgtaaATTGATTTATTGGGAATGAATAATCTatatcaagactcaagagatTAAGAATCCATCTAAAGattattttgagataaaatagtttgttaagattttatattttttagaggaaataattttataatttttttttatctttttaagggAAAATAGTCCGTTGACCAATAATGTAAagagattttatattttaatactagAAAACAGTTTGTTGACCAACAATGTGAtagagattttaaatttttaagagaaaagagTCTACTAACCAACAAagtaaagaaattttatatttttaaaagaaaatatagttcATTAACCGACAAAAGATTTAAATTGTCATTTAATAtgcataacaaataaaaaatatcatatatgtaataagttttttatttttaaaataattgttttaaaaatcaatttatcatgACTTGTTTTATATAATGGGATTTATCTTGATTTCTTATTAGTAGGgagtataattatattaatagtatatggaaattaaactcttattttaaacataaatttgaCTGAGATTCTGAATTTTTAGAGCAGTCCAAAAGTTTTGGTAaaacaacaaaaccaaaataatttaagatttttggGGCAGGGCCATAAAGAAAAGGATTTTAAAACGTGCTTGAGGTTGTGGTGGTGCACATTGCACAAGTGCTAGCGAGAGAGTCAATACAATATACAGTACGGGCTATGTCGTGGAGATGATAGATTTGTCCTTTTTAGATTAGATTAGACTTAATACAAAAGTAATGAATCAATTTAGTcggataattaattaaatagttaATCTTCATGTTCATAGTTGTGGGCAGGCGTTGTCGCGCTGATGCAAAAAGAAGCATGAGTAGATGTCACTGACTCCACGTGGCGCAAACATGTTAGATCTTCCTTAAAAGTGGTAATAAAAAGGTTACAGGAACAGACACCACTATGTTACTGTGGGATTTTGGGATCCTTTCCCATACACTCACTTTGTTCAACTAGACAACTATGATATGAACTAATGAACTTTCAACTAACTAATTTCTCACTTTCAATTCAGGGTCGTTGAATTTGAAGATCTTTTGTCTGACAGTGTATAATAGCAAAAGCATATATCCAACATTTGCGTGAAGATTGGTTCATTTCAGCTTGCCTAAACCCAAATGGAAACAAATTATTGATATCTTTTCATTAGCTTGGATTTTAGATTCTGTCTGTGCTTAATTGTGTAATGAAAATTCACTTTATGTTGAAAGGTGATTGGTTAGCACAAAGCAGTTTTTGCAGCATTGCCACACTTCAACAAAATAGGTGTAAATTACTTTCTTCTtcttgcccccccccccccccccccaaaagcATAATTTTGacgaaattatttttttctctttttaggttttaatttgtttctctatattttatttgattcagtCTTAAAAAATTTCCAGttattctttctttatttttaaattctttttgtcaATGTTTCGTCTTATTTTATACCTTAACAAAAGTTTcccaaataaaaacatttcaatCCTCCATGCCCCCTTGTTAATTGcctctatgtgtgtgtgtacgTACGTGTGAGTGTGTATTTATGTGTGCGTGCATGCTTGTGTAGAGGGGAAAACATTtacaaacttaattttaaattatcttaattaatttcttaaaattgattattggttcagattatatttgaagtgaaataaaataaattatttatatatatcactctttcattaatttatattttgtcttCTGAGTTGTTGTTACTCAAGCATCTCTCTCATTTATTACTATGTCTAGACTTAATGATTGAGTTCGATTACGATCTCgtgctaaatttttttttttcaatacggacttactttcattgcattgcattttattttttttcatttttatggaATAATGCAGctaaaaaatttgtaaagttGTTAAGTAGTATTTGTTCGGTAATGAGTTGTTGAGTAGTATAATAGCTTTTCGCGCGCAGTAAAAAGGTATACACTCTAAAATTCGGGTTACATAccaataaaacaattaaatttagttatattcaATAACtctatgaattaattattcctttcctttaattacttttttttcatgCCATACAGATTTTCCAGTCCGCAATTTATATCATCCTACAATTATGTTGCTGAGTATATAccttttgcttatgaaaaaaacaattatgttgTTGAGCAACAACATGGTGTaacgtttttgtttttatcataaTGTTGGACTCTCATGATAGCGAGCGAGTGAGAATACATACGAGAGACACGATAACTGTTTCAATGCATTCTTTGTCTAGGAGCCAAATAACGTAATTATCATAATATAGAGTGTTAATCGTCATGATATagattttataacttttttcttattttcacaaGTTAATGTTAGCAAAACCTGAACACTATTTATGACATATGaattattacaatttttgttaattttattgcaAATactaaacaagaagaaaaagaacatgGGCTATACAAAGCTTTTTTATTCTAGTATCCCATCATAAATTACCATTATCatattactatatataataaatttgtttacttCGATCCATAATGATTGTCCTAAAAGtcacacaaaaaataattttaattaattgacataaCAACCGATAactaatgtatatttattaaactcaataaaaaatgtGTGCAATCAATTTTCAGATAGTATATATTAGCTTTGGTACGTTATAATTTAAGTGGTAAATTATAATCCTCAAACAATTCATAGATTGATCAATTTGTATGTTTgatctctcttgtttttttttttttttttggacagcGTCATTCAATCTCtcttgttttaaaaaacatattttatgaaaaacagtttgcttatatttattatatacttCTCAGACaattaattcatatataattagttaGCAAATGTCGAGACAGTTTGTAAAACTCAAGtgtgaaaacaaaaatgaataaaaccCGACATAAGAGATATTATCTCCCTATGAGCTATCAAGTCTTCATATAGAGAATAAAACCTTGCGTGTTAAAAGTATTTTGAAAGGAAACCAAAATTAGTGCGCTAGACAACATTCAAGGTTTACATTTAATGTGATCACAGACAATGACTGCTAATTGTTAGTCATTCCCAGATAGTCTTTCATTCTTCGCTTCACGATTatggtttaaaattaaattattaaacgaGAAAATATATAGGTTATATATTgataatgtaattatatatatatatatatatatatatatatattatttaattaaaaattattatatatgataaatttattaatttttataataattatcctaAAATTCATGCCTATCATGTTATTTTATGTtgataatatcaattttttacactaataataCATAGAATTTGAACTCTTATTAAAAtagttagttaatatttttttattaaattaatttatccaTAACCATGTAGCATATGTAAAACAACGAGGGCAAATTTGTCTTGGCAACAGgcattttacatttaaaatacaattgTTTGTCGTAATGCTTTTATGTTATGTTAGATTTACATCTCATTGGGTAGCTTTCAAATGTTGACATGCTACTGTTTATACCCAAAAAGACACGTGATATTTGCAGGGTTTGTTTAATTGTTTCATTAGAAAGATCAAAGGGGATTTACTTCATCAAAGTTTGATTAGTTGGGAACCAATTAATGTCGTATATACGCGTGTGTGTGAGATTTTTGTTTGCCCCTCGAACAGCGCAACAATTCAATTCATATTTCGTACTGTTACACGATGACACCATTTACAATGAACATATGCTAATAAGATTCTGTTGATTGACGAATCTTCTTTATTATATTGTGTAGGGGGTAAAGTAAGTTCCCTCTTTACTTTAGAAACATCTCATTTTGGTCTTTACGCATGccatttttatttccttttggaCCTCACCATACTGACTAAAAtggattaaaaaatatgatcaaAACTAAaggagattaaaaataatacatgtaGGACTAAAATGGGATATTCTTAAGTGTATGACTAAAagagaactttttttttccaactatAACAACCattaaatattatcttaaaatatacctaagttttaatttgttaatgtacttcaacaacaaaaaaaagtaaatatatgtTAACACATGTTTTTAAGACTTGCTAATGCactaacttatatatatatatatatatataaaaatgaatgtaTATTAGTTAATTTACGACATGTTTCTATTTGTAGTTTTTTAGCTAGTTTTGAAAAGCTTTATAAAATGCTAaattaataagtttaaaaattcatttaagaaaatttttcacaaaagcaaaaaataatcaGGTTATCAACGAGTTAAATAAGATAAGTCCAAGCTTTCTATTAATTTAGTCAAAATAAATGAGTCAagcttgaatattttttatttcacaagTCAAATCTACATTTATAGTGTTTGGTTATTTGTTTAGACCCCGCGGGTTCCAAATTTGATTTTGTGatttaaaggaaaaaactaCTTTCtgtatttgattttgattgtgCTTTCATTCTATTATGGATTTGGTTTGATTCTAATGTTAGACTTTGGTGTTTCTATTGATTTCTCTTCCCTTTTTGTTGctcattttgtttattataagattgaaaatttgcttttttttttttatttttattgttaagtAACTAATAAAGAATGCTGTTTGTGTATAAGCAATTGTGGTTGTATAAACAACAACACCTCATTTGCTTCAACCGCAAAAGCAGCAAAGAAAGGTTGCTTAACTTTAAAGAATTCAAATCATGAACTCTAAAACCAAAATCAAACACAGTGttgacaaacaaaaattaatcaaacacgattaaaattttaagaaaataaaatgttattgtatTATACTttctatattatatatgatgttTAAAGTTTTGATACAGatgttaagaaatataattaatttattaaacttaaaataaaacacTAGACTAGtttgtttaagtttatttttaaaaataaaataaataattttttaatgtatgcgTCTGAAttgtttttacttaatttttttttcttttttaagatgTAAATTTCATATActtcttaaaaaatacttacatatatttttttaaacaaactcaccgattatataactttttaatatatatttatctctttaattaataacttatttatttttctcatacactattttattttaagtaaatattaattgaggataatcttaaaaaatatttaatataatattacttttgtaaaacaatatttattttataatttaaaaaaaatatcgtaTAATCTAAAACGTTAAGAGTCCTAACTCCTAAGAGGAGTGTAAACCTCGTATTTAGTTTTTTGGCGTGGAAAAGTGGATGGTACGTGGTCCCAACGCGCGTTCGTGGCAGAAA
Protein-coding sequences here:
- the LOC100778426 gene encoding zinc finger CCCH domain-containing protein 58, whose product is MERYGRASEGSQSDPSPEWTLAAGADAGLEESSWQLGLAGAESYPMRPDEADCIYYLRTGFCGYGTRCRFNHPRDRAAVIGAAARTGGEFPERVGQPVCQYFMRTGLCKFGVSCKYHHPRQAAGTATPVPLNYYGYPLRVAEKECSYYVKTGQCKFGATCKFHHPQPAGVQALAPSPVPPVSPLPVPVPSPMYPTVQIPSGPSQQQYGVLVARPPMLPGSVVQGPYGPMVVSPAMVPFSGWSPYQAPATNPVLPSSNTSNAGSTQFYGISQLPSSPATFTGPYQPSGSSIGPSGASQKEHPFPERPDQPECHHYMKTGECKFGLSCRYHHPPDKSAPKATVTLSPVGLPLRPGAPPCTHYTQRGVCKFGSACKFDHPMGSLSYSPSASSLADMPVAPYPVGSSIGTLAPSSSSSELRPELGAGSNKESVASRMSSMSTSTGSVGMTLSSVGPISHSSTQPSAQSSSSPATTSATTSSTVSHTSS